The following are encoded together in the Phenylobacterium sp. NIBR 498073 genome:
- a CDS encoding DUF898 family protein — translation MSRSNAAESGGPSLTLVQRLDARGFLSLTLRHGAPNLLTLGLHGFWGRSAIRRRLWAATDMNGEPLDYGGLGIELLIGALAKLLVVAAALAAALAAVQGLGVWGAPVALIAAASVALFMGFCRFVSFVYLATRTEWRGQVFEVDGSSAAFALGELRDAALIALTLGWWRPAADRRRDALLWGGLHHPHRPAAYDAAAAARRPLYSAFAIGWFASVMIGLFAGGVAMGLAAGFLPTPALGTVPTLVELAALGALALGLWLALTVAWAPYQAARRTAAAAGLGLGLPLCWRAWARLQAGNAALRIVSLGALAPYAAARESAFVFARLEEARRRSKRARAARQAAAVAFTPVEMKAGA, via the coding sequence ATGTCGCGATCGAACGCCGCCGAGTCGGGCGGCCCGAGTCTGACGCTCGTGCAGCGACTGGATGCGCGGGGCTTCCTGTCGCTCACCCTGCGCCATGGGGCGCCGAACCTGCTCACCCTCGGGCTCCACGGGTTCTGGGGGCGCAGCGCGATACGCCGGCGATTGTGGGCGGCCACGGACATGAACGGCGAGCCGCTGGACTATGGCGGACTGGGCATCGAGCTGCTGATCGGCGCGCTGGCCAAGCTGCTGGTCGTCGCCGCTGCGCTGGCCGCGGCCCTGGCGGCGGTGCAGGGGCTGGGCGTCTGGGGCGCGCCGGTGGCGCTGATCGCGGCGGCGAGCGTGGCGCTGTTCATGGGCTTCTGCCGCTTCGTGAGCTTCGTCTATCTGGCCACCCGCACCGAATGGCGCGGGCAGGTGTTCGAGGTCGACGGCTCGTCGGCCGCCTTCGCGCTGGGCGAGCTGCGCGACGCGGCGCTCATCGCGCTGACCCTTGGCTGGTGGCGGCCGGCGGCCGACCGCCGGCGGGACGCTTTGCTGTGGGGCGGCCTGCATCATCCGCATCGCCCGGCCGCCTATGACGCCGCCGCCGCCGCGCGCCGCCCGCTTTACAGCGCCTTTGCGATCGGCTGGTTCGCCAGCGTGATGATCGGATTGTTCGCAGGCGGGGTGGCGATGGGGCTGGCGGCCGGCTTCCTGCCGACCCCGGCGCTGGGGACCGTGCCGACCCTGGTCGAGCTGGCGGCGCTGGGCGCGCTGGCGCTCGGCCTGTGGCTGGCGCTGACGGTCGCCTGGGCGCCGTACCAGGCCGCGCGGCGCACGGCGGCGGCGGCGGGACTGGGGCTGGGGCTGCCGCTCTGCTGGCGGGCCTGGGCGCGGCTGCAGGCGGGCAACGCCGCCCTGCGCATCGTCTCGCTGGGCGCGCTGGCGCCCTATGCGGCGGCCCGCGAGAGCGCCTTCGTGTTCGCCCGGCTGGAAGAGGCGCGGCGGCGCTCGAAGCGGGCCAGGGCCGCCCGCCAGGCGGCCGCGGTGGCCTTCACGCCGGTCGAGATGAAGGCCGGGGCCTAG